A segment of the Psilocybe cubensis strain MGC-MH-2018 chromosome 5, whole genome shotgun sequence genome:
TATTGTATTTGTTGTACCACAACCAACACCAACCCAACAGCGTTCATTGTACATTTCAATTCATTATATTGAAGGAGGTTATCTGGTTGAAACTTTTCACAAGCTCCGATAACCGCAAAGCTACGCGCACAACGGTGTACAAGAAGTCGAACAACGTCTTCAACTTCACGGAATGGACGGTGCCATCGAAGACGAAAAAAAGCCATTTGACGCCGAAACAGCGCAGGACGATGATGCGCAGCCTGATCCCGATGAACATTTGATGCTGAATCAGGGCTCTGGAGCTGTATGGATTGTCAAGGTGCGCTTGAGTAGACAGACCCTATCTTCACGCGCTTGAGCTGGCCCCCAGGTTCCCAAATTTTTGATGGAACGCTGGTCTGCGGTGAACGCAGAAGATGTGCATCTCGCTACGATACGCCTATACCAACTACCAGACGGGAAGCAACGCGTTGTGTTGTTCCTACCACCTAACCGAGATCCTTCCATACCACCTTCTTctcaaccaccacctccgGAGAACCCCAATAGACCTACCTTTGACCCCTCCGCGTACACAACCTATACGGCTTTGGGTTCGGAACCGGATTGCTACGAACTCGATTTGGTCATTGAGGATGTTCAAAACCAGGTCGTGGTCGCCGAACGGCCCAAAGATGCCTCCACGTCTgcattttcatcttcctcccaACCCACCCCTCCAAATAGCCGTGCGCGTACGACGATCTTGACTGGGAAAATAAAAAACGAATTCAACATGCGTCCGGCTCTTACCGCCACGTATCGCAAGCAAATGAGAGAGCGCCATAGAAAGGCCAATACACCGGCGAGGCAGATCAGGATGATTGACGAGGCTGGAGTGCCAGGTGGCAGAGGAGGTGTGAACAGACTGAGCAGTGGCGTTGGCGTGGGGTCTGGGAATGCATTTGGGGATCTTATTGTGCGTTCTTTCATCTTGATATTTTTCCTTTGTTTACATCCCACAGCgcacaaaaccaaaacctgCCAAGGGTGCTTTCGAGCGCATGGCCCGCATGCCTCGCAATCAACTTCTCGACGCTCTTTTCTCACTGTTCCGAGAGTCTCCACGTTGGTCTATTAAACCTTTGCGGGATAAAACACAACAACCAGAGGTATACCTGAAGGAGGTGTTACAAGAAATCGCAATGCTGCATAAGAGTGGCGAATATAATGGCTTGTGGGAATTGAAGGATGTTTtcaaagaagaaggaagcgTAAGTTGTTTGCTTTTGATGGAAAGCGATTACGCTGATACTTGGCTTAGATGAAAGCGGAGAATGTGCCTCTCACAGCTGGGACCAGTGGTGATGTCAAAATggaagacgatgatgatgacgacgacgacgaagacgatgatatGGAGGAAGTTTCATAGGTCATTTTTCGCATTTTATTCTATCCTATATCACCAGTGCACTTGTAAGTAATTTGTATCAACTATCACATTTCTCTTTCTGTCTGAGGCAATGCTCTCTCGGTGTTGTATGGCATGTTTCGGGCCGGGGCTCCAGGTGCATGGACGAAACACTCTCTGTTCCGGGAATCTGTTAATTTCTTCATCACCGTGAAGCTAATCTGTTCATGGCAATCATATTTTCCACTCTCGCGCATGCACCCTTTAGCACAGGCATCGATATCAGGTTTTCGTTTTCTCATGAGTTGCTGATGGCTTCTGATGCGGTGTGTACGGGTTGTACCCAAGTACGATTGTAGTTGGCCACAACGCAGTGTCCATCTTATATGGTACCCTCTTtgttccttcaagaaaacatCTATCTCTATGGAGACAATGGGGACATGTATGAGATATAAATTGGAGGTGTAGGTCGAGCTCAAATATTCATCTTCAGCTCTAACCACTTTTCGACCTCATAGAAATGCTCTCTCCTTTTCAAGAACCTGTTAAATGGGATCACACCCCTGAAAGCCTCAGCGAAGAGGCGGATGCGGCCATTGCGCGTTTCAAGCGTGCGCTGGATAACGTCGCGTCGTTAAAACCAGAAGAATGCAATTTTGAATCTGTACGTCCTTCCTAACAATCACTCTTCCTATATTTTAACAAtttttttcccttctttTCCAGGTCTTCGTATGTGATCGTCATATCCGACGTCGACGTTGTAATATGACTGAGGGGATTGCCCCTTGAAATTAGGTTTTCATCGAATCTGAGCAAAGCACATACAATGCAAGCATCGACGTGCTTACATTTTATCAAAACGCGTCTGGGTCCCAAGCGCTCCGAGAAGCGTCCAGCAAGGCAGATTCGCGTTCTCGGGACTTTGAGGTTGAGCGCTCCATGCGGATGGATGTGTTCAATGCAAAGATTGCTGCAGAGAAGAATATCAAGGCAGAAGAAGGGAAATGGGAGGAAATAGGCCTTGAGGGTAGAAGGCTTGTCGAAAAAATGGTAACGTTCATTTCGATTCGTGGGGTTGATTTGCTCATCAATTATCATATGCAGGTGTTGGAGGGAAAGAGGGCTGGCTTAGGCCTGCCGTCGGAAAAGCAGGATGAGCTTAAAATGCTGAAAAAAGAGTTGTCGCAAGCGACGTTGGAGTTTATGGTATTTCAATTAGCTGGCACTGGCAAAGTTCAAGTCTATGATCtgattttttatttcatcGCAACTTAATCTCATATAGAAAAACTTCAACGAAGAGAATGTACGTTTGGGATTGAGCGATGCTTCGATATGCAAATGTTACTGACCTATGCTTCTTTATAGGGCAGTATATCCTTCACTAAAGAGGAGTTGAAAGGCGTCCCTGAGGGCACGTTATCCGGGTATAGTAAACGCACCGTCACCTCTGTCAATGAATCGGGCGAGGAGATAGAGACGGAACAGTACATTGTATCGTTCAAGGGTCCCGACTATTCACCAGTAGTGAGTACCCCACAAATTTTTATACTGCGACATACCTTTTCGCTTTTAGCCTTTGCGCCTGCTGATCCCTGTTTTCAACTTGTAACAATTGTTAATTTCTAACGTTTTACCTTATATTTGTGTCAACATAGATGGGGTTCGCAGAGAACGCAGCTACGCGTAAACGGATACATGAAGCCGTTTCTTCGCGACTTGCTGTCAACGTTCCTATCATTTCTAAAATCATAAATCTCCGCCGCAAGATAGCCTTGTTACTTGGATACAAAAACTGGCGAGTATCGCTTTATACGTACAAGAGACAGTAACTAGTTCTCAACTGACTTCATAGGGCTGATTATGTCACTGACGACCGGATGATCAAGTCGGGTAAAGCCGTCGAAGAGGTCAGTCCATCGCGTGTTTTCGTTACACTTGATACTTATCTTAGTATATCTCGTCTTCAGTTTCTCGACGGCCTGGCTACGAGCCTTCTCCCCTTCGGGCAAAAGGAGCGAGATACACTTCTCGCCATAAAACAAGCCGATTATGCATCTAGAAATCTCCCGCTAGACGATGCAGAGAAAGACAAATTTTACGTGTGGGACAATGGATACTACGGTCGTTTGCACACTGAGCAAACGTTGAAGATCGACGCTCAGGCTGTGAAGGAACACTTCCCGGTAGAGAAGGTCGTGCCGGTTGTACTGGAGATTTATCAGGATATGTTCAGAGTCAAGTTTGTGCGGCTGGAAGGAGCGAGTGTGTGGCACCCAGGCGAGTTATATGTTCTGTTCTATTCTTGGCGTTTCTTTAATTCTTGTAatgttttcattttttcctcGTATTTGAACACTAATAGACGTTCAAGCGTATGCTGTTTGGGAGAAGGACGCTGCGGACGGTGAGACGGGATTGATTGGTTACACATATTTGGATCTATACCCCCGTCGTACGTACTTCTCGCGGTTTGTAGCCGTTCCATGTTGAACATTCCTTTTACTACTAGCTGGAAAGTTCTCGCATATAGCAGTCTGGCCTCTGGTTCCGGGACGTATTCTCCCTTCCGGGCAGCGACAGTACCCCGTAAACGCGATGCTCGCCAACCTTGCTAGTCCGAATGCGAACACTGGAGCTGCAGCATTGATGCGGCACCATGATGTTGTGATGTTCTTCCACGAAATGGGACATGTTTTCCATGATTTGATGAGTAGGACGAAATATGGCAGGTTCCATGGCACTACGTATGATCTTTTATTCCTATAAAATGCAGTGTCGTGATTGAAATTATTTCAGAGGCGCACTTGATTTTGTCGAAATGCTAGAAAATTGGTATAGTCCCATCACTTCTCTAGACTGTTGGTTCTCCTAATTGGTGATTGTTAGGTGTTGGGAACCAAAGATTTTAAAGAAAATATCAAGCCATTATCAAACGGGAGAGCCTATACCCGACGAATTGGCAGAGAGTCTTGCAAAGAGGTAAATGTCCACTGACCATTTGTTCTATTCATCTTGAAATCTCTGTACACTGCTGATTCAAAATGTGACTTCTACTTCATTAACAGCCGCCTCCAGGACCGCGGTCTGTTTTATCTTCAACAAATCTTTAATTCAAAGTATGATTTGAAAGTGCATTATGATTGTGATCAACTCGGGTGTAAGTAGAGATCTAATTCATAACTTTATTTCTTCTCAATCCTGTTCTTCTGCACTAGCCCCGGAGGCGTATACCGCCTTGTGGAATAAGATCTATGGGGAGACATTGCCCTTAGATTACGACCAGGAATGTCCTGGTCACTGCGCATTTTCGCATCTCGCTAGCGGATACGATGTGGGATATTACGGGTCTGTATCTAACCTTATCTTACCTTTATCTTTTCTCAATGTCTACTGCGACCAAAGCTATCAATACTCTCAAGTCTTTGCAGCAGATATGTATGGTGTGTAAAATGGTGGTCAAGTCTTGCAGACTGTAAAGCTGATTTTTATGCTTCATTTCTTTAGCTACTATTTTCAAGAGTGATCCATTGGACCCCTCCCGTGCCAAACTGTATCGAGAAAAGATCCTTATCCCAGGATCTACTCGTGACGAGCTCGATATTCTCGAGGTAAGAAAGTTTCGTAGCTTACTTGAAGCACACAAACTATGCTCTGTGGTCTAACATTCGATAGGAATTCTTGGGACGCCCCCCTAATAATGATGCTTTCAAGAGGCAACTATTCGGATCGACTGGGTAATTCAGATTTCAGAAAACATGTATATATCCAAAatctttgttctttttcgaAATGTATATCACCGCAAACGCCGCAAGGCAATGTCTATATTTGTGCACTATGTCGTGAAACCCAATCAAAAATGACGAAATTTTTACGTTTGGTCTACCGATGTTCATAAATTCAACATTTACACAACTCGAGCTAGAACCAACGATCCGGGGTCTACGCAGTGACTTCAAAAACGCCGACAACGGTGTCCTGGTATGTTTTCTAAATTGCAGAACACTTTATAGTTTATACAGTTGCATGACAAGCATACGTACATGTTCTGGTCTCTTTTTTGGTGCCAATGATTTTCCCAACTCAGCAGAATTTACTTAGTGAGTTCAATGGTGATGAAGTTATGATCTTTGTGTTTTTCAATATCTTGACGGTGGCGGTAGCCTATATCCAGAGTGGCCAAGTTGCTCAATAATTTGAATTGGGAACCTCAATATCTGGAACACGAAGCCTTGCTGAACGACTTTTCTTTGCGCCGATGGCACGGGCCTGAGATCGTTGATTTTAATTTGACGCTAGTGCAGCTTCTGGCTTCAAACGCTTAATGTCAGCTGTTACGACATCCGAAGCACTATAACGGCGAAAATTTCAACATACAACTCATATAAAGTATGAGTCCCTCAGTCAAGTGCGTCCTTAGAGTATCTTCTCGAAGTTACCGCCCACCTCCCACTGTCTTTTCTCCTGCTCAAAACCAGTCACTCTTTTACCCATCCAATCATATCATCTAAAATGTTCAAACTCACTATCGCATTCGTCTCTATTGTCCTCTTCCACGGCGTGTTCGCCGCACCGGTTCTCCTCACCACTGCAAATTCTGAGGCTACTCACGCCGCGATTAGAAACCGTATGCAAACAATCAGTGTCTTTGCGAGATAACTGACATATTATGGCGCTGTTCCAGGTGGCCTCTTGGGTGGCATTGATGCTGGCACCATCTTCGAGGATCTCGACCCCGAGCCCAGACAAGAACCTGGACTTCTCGGTTCGTCCGTTGGATCCCTGCCTCCCACCTCTGGTGCTCCTGTCGCCACAACCAGGCGCAGAGCAGTTTCAGTTGCGGGGGCCTTCGATAACTTTTTAAACAACCTCCTCGGTGGCACACAGGACCAGGGCTCTTCTCAGAGGAGGGAAGACGCTCTGCCTTTCTCTTTCGATGGGCTAACCGCTGCGCTTGGTGGCTCTACTCCTAGCAATGTCGAGTCCCCGTCGAAGAGACAACTTTTGGGTGATCTTGTCGATGATGGTCAATTGGATAACTTGCTTGGTCGACAGATTCTCGGTCCCGTCGTTGCTGAAGCTGGTGAACTTGTCGGCCAGGAATTGACACCTCCTGCTGGTGAGGATAGGCGCGCACTTGTCGATACTCTCACAGATGCTTCGGATGAGGACAACGGtgatgacgaagatggagacaacgacgacgacgacgacaatgGGGAAGACGATGGTGGAGACGACGCCGGCAATGACGGTGACGATGGTGCCCAAAATGGTGACGACAATGGTGAAGATGGCTCAGACGTTGATAGTCGAAGCAATGCCGCCTTGCCAGTCGTCCCTGGCTTCGAGACCTCTGGTTCTCCGATTACCAACTTGTAAAAGTATGGATTGGATTGGTGTATAGTCATATACTGGTGCCACGACAGTTTCGTGTAGATATTATTGCGTCCAATATCTACTTCACATTCTTTACTTGTGCTTTAGTTTCAATGCTTTTTATCTGCGTTTATTTTCTCTATTTCACTCATGTTTATTCATATTGACTGGGAATGTAACCTGTAATTAAAATCTAATCGTGTTGTTATGTTTAACATTGGATTCAATTGAATTACTTACATGATTTTGTTTTGATTGTCACAATTTAAAACACTCGTATTGGGCTCTCTACCGGGGCTTCATGCTGATTCTTGGTTTTGGAACTTTTGGAAGTTGGTCGTTAGCATGAAAGTGAACCCCTGCTGAGCCCCTATTTATCCCGTGACCATGACCAAATCTTCAAGGGCAAACACACAGAAGTCTTTTTGTACTCGAACAACATCGACTTGTATCACTTTGTAACTATACGCTACCTGGGTGACGCTCTGTTACCTGAATAAGAGGGCCCAGCAGTTCCGCCTTTAATTCTTACGTTTAGATGGGGGCCAGGAGATGGGGGGCTCGTAACGGAGTTTTTTCCGGATTTTTTGTGGGTGGCATTAGATTGGCAGGTTTTTCATCTGACCTTCCCTATATCTCGCAGGAACAACGAATACACTAATTGGATGCTATGGACAAAGCTTAGCGTTTCCATTTAACTCTTCATTCTCGTGCTTTTTATGCTTGCCTCGAGTATCAACCTGCGTTCGTGGAGAAAAACGCCGGGAGTAGACTCAAATTCGCGTATTGGTCCCTTACAACCCGATTGCAGCTACGCTTAGTTTCAACACTAAATCGCTCTTTCCTTCCTCCAATTGGAGAGGACCATCCTTTACAATACAGTGGCGCGTCAGGTTCATCTTCTCGCGTGATGTGTTACCAAACTAATCTACACTGCGCATTCCTGATGAGGAGTATAACGTTCTGAATCCACCACCCTAGAGGAACCTATTCGGATGTCTATCTTTCTACAAAATGTTCTCAAACTGTTTGTTTGTGAGTTGCCACTCTTTTCCCTCTGGTTCTTGTCTCCGCTTTCTCTGTGTCCTCACCTCAGACAGTGCGTTAGTATGCTTTTTGAACGTCGTTCTTCTCTTCCGCGGAGGGCAATGGTAGCGGGTCAGTATGCGCGTTAGGCTGTCAAACTGATCCGACCCTGGTCTACAATTCATTATGTACATATGCTCGCAGATCATGTTGCCTACGCTATCAGTGAACCGAAGTAGCTCCACCCGTCGGCAAGGAGGCTAGCCGAGGATGTATAACAATCCTTCACCAACTCTCTGCCTTGCATTTACTCACTATGTCCAGGCATCTACCTCAGGAGCTTAACGATGAAATCATGCATTACCTCTGGGACGACACTTTGGCGCTAAAATCATGTTCACTTGCCTGCCGGTCGTTCCGCAAAATATGCCAAAGGTTCTTGTTTTCGAGCATCGTTATCTACCCACCGTCGTACAGAAAACAATGGATATCCACCGCGTTTCAAGATCTTCTGGAATCCTCACCTCACCTCGCACAATATGTACGATATCTGAATGTAATCGACCGCCATACTGCACCCAAGGTTTCCGACGAATGGTTGTCGAGAGACACGGCTCTCGTTGCTTGTCTACCGCAACTCCTAAACCTCCGGGGTTTGGTCATACAATATCAAAAATATTACTACTACAACATCCCAGGCGTCTGGTCGCAAATGATGCGTTCTGGATTGGTTGCTGCCATATACGAGGTTATGCACCTGCCGAAATTCAGATTTTTAGATTTGACGGGATTTCCACTTGACCTGGTGAAGTACTGCCCGAACCTACGCCACCTCGCCGTCGACGACCCAATATTAATCAAAGTCAATTTGGGACACATTGACAATACCACATTCCAAAAAATCCAGCTGGAATCGCTTGAGGTATTCGCTCACGAGATATATTCCCTGCAGATTATTCCAGACGCGGACACATTTGACTACAAATATCCTGAGGCGTTCGTGAAGCTCTGCAACGAAAGTATTGATATCACCCAGCTGAAACGGCTGCACGCAAGCGCTGAAGGGTGCAGTCAGGCGGGCGGACATGGATTGCTCGCGTACATCATGCACGCATGCGCAGAGTCTCTCCAGGAACTCGTATTCTCTCCTTCGAACGGCAGTGAGTAGGTGGCTTCTCACCTTTATTTCTACAGCGGCTTCTTGACCAGCcacatttttttgttgttttttatTTTCGTTTACGTGTAGTTTCGTGGGGAGGCGAAAAAACAGAAACGATCGACTGGGGTGCGATGACCGCGCTCCGCAAGCTCGACGTGAGCTTCACCTGGGAAGGCTCCGACGGCGGGTACGATTACACTGGTCCATGGCCCTGGTTCCTAAGCGTCTGCGGACAACTCTTCCCGCCTAACGTTGCCTCCACGCTCGAACAGTTTAATCTACACATTAAATACGACGTGGAGGACAACGACCCGTCCCTTGGACTCGGACCAATCCCCGACGCTACGTTCTCAGGTTCCTCTGAGTCGCCGGTTGGGCACTCGGATGACAATTGGCGCGTGCTGCTCGATATACTGGGCGACCGCAAGCGCCTCCCACGCTTATATAAAGTTGATATCCAGCTTTCGGCGTACGGGAAGGACATGAGCCAGCGGATTTCGACAGGACTTTCACAATTGATCAGAAACATGCCGTCCGTGCAGCCCACTTTATCTGTCACTGTCCTAGAAGGCATGTGTTGACGACACTCTCCTATGAATACTTGCGTTCAATGTGCTCATTGCCTTAGCACCTATAGACATATACCAGAACGACAGATTCCCTGGTCTGCCTCCACTTGCTGACCCAGAATGGACCAAAACCTTTTTCAGGACGTGGTGGTAATGGAATCTAGCATTCTGTTAAATCCGTCAACCTATCGAGTCCCCAAATTCTCAACAAACGATCATCAACAGAGTTGGGGATGGATATGTATTGGAAAAATGACAGAAATGTAAAAACACCTTTTTCTAAAATACATGCAAGCGCTAGTGAGAGTAGTTGAAAGAACCTAGCTAGTCAAAAacgaggaaagaaaagaaacaatCTCGAAAGCAACTCCAAGCTCGAATGCATCGCTGTTCTTTTCAGCTATAAGAGTAAGAGGAGAAGGGAGAAGGGACCGACTTAATCTATATATGTGTGTATGATAAGTACGTTATGTATGATGCTGCATTGCGTTAATAATTGTGGAGGATGGGGGATGagggttgttgttgtttgtaCTTTGATAGGTAACTCGTATACTTATGCTTATGCAAATGAAGTCAAAAGGACATTAAAATcacaaaagaagaaagaaagaaaaggtagaaacacacaaaaaatgAAGCATCCTCGCCACACAactcaaaaagaaaaaaaccctctCTCTCACCTAACTTATCACTCAACCGGTAGCGTATCCTTCCACCGCTCCGTAATTTCGGCGCCCTTAAATACTTCATGCAGTACCTCATTGACACTCTCCACATACACGAATCGGATCCCAGTCTTGACGCTCTCGGGCACGTTCTCCTCGATATCCGCACGGTTCGCCGCGGGGGCTAGGATCGTCGTTATTCCTGCCCGATGAGCTGCGAGGATCTTCTCTTTGAGGCCACCAACAGGAAGGACCTGACCGACGAGCGATATCTCTCCCGTCATAGCTagaaatcaaacaaaaatataAATCTTTAGCGAAAAAAACTAGGATTAATCATGAAATTACACACCGATGTCAGGATTGATCTTCGTTTTGGTGAACAACGACACGAAAGCCGAAAGGATAGCTGTTCCTGCACTGGGGCCCTCTTTGCCAATGCTGCCTTCTGGCATGTGTACATGCACATCCCTATCCGTCAAGAATTGTTCGTCGACCGACTGCGTGATACCCAGGTCATACGCGTGCGCGCGCACCCAACTCAAACCGATCTGCGCGCTCTCGCGGATAACTTCACCGAGTTTTCCAGTTAACTGGAGAGCACCTTTGCCTGGCATACTCTGAAATTATCACACACAAAAAACGTAAGTTTCCTGCATTCTCCATAAATCAGTAAACGAGAAATGAGATAACATACCATAGCCTCGATAGGCATAACAGCCCCACTTCCATTGCCCAGATATCCCAATCCTGTACTAACACCAGGAGGCGGCGGCTTCGCGTACATGCGATCCTTCTGGTACACCGGCGGGCCCACATACTCCTTCAAATTTTCAGGGGTGATGCGCACGTGCACATCGGGTGGGATGTGCATCGGGCGACGTTCGGTCGTGGTCACCGGAATCTCTTCTGGCGTCGCGGAGGtcgaaggagaagaagaggatgagggtgAGGGATGAGGCTTGTCGGCGTCGGGCTCGTTCGGCGGGGGTTCTTGAGATGGGACGGTTTCAACGGGCGGCGGTACAGTTTCGGGTTCGGTAACGGCAGGCTTATCCTCTGTAGGCTTGGTCTCATCGGCAGCTGTGGTGCTAGTGGCGTCAGCAGCACCAGCGGGCGCTGGTGGCTCAGGCAGCTTCTCCTCTCCCAGATCCTGCACAAGCTTCAATGCCGCCTTCCTATATAtctattttgttttttgtgaAAAAATAAGTCGAATGCCTAAATCCAGAAAAACTATGACGCACCTTCTCAATACACTTCTTCAAATTCCTCACCCCGCTCTCTCTACAATAATATCTAATCAAGACATCTACCGCCTCATCCTCAACCTGCACATCTACGTCCCCAAGACCACTAGCAACCTTTGCCTGAGGCCCGAGGTACCGCTGGGCGATGACAGCTTTCTCCTCGGAGACGTAGCCGGAAACCTCGAGCACTTCCATGCGGTCGAGTAATGGCGCGGGGATGGTGTCGAGGTTGTTAGCGGTACATACGAAGAGGACGCGCGAAAGGTCAACGGGAACGTCCATGCTAATATTACGTGTCAGTAAAGTAGAGGAGACGGACTGCACTGTCGCTCACTAATGGTCCAAGAAGCTGTTATTCTGTTCCGGGTCCAACATCTCCAGAAGTGCACTCGCGGGATCTCCATTGATGCCTCGTCCAATCTTGTCAACTTCGTCGATGAGCACGAGCGGGTTCTCAGTTTCTACGCGTTTGAGTGCTTGGATGATCTTGCCTGGCAATGCGCTGAACAAGTAAAGATGAGCCCTCCGCGAAACTGCAAAGAACAGCAAACACGTACCCAACATATGTCCTCCGATGCCCCTTAATCTCCGCCACATCCGTCAAGCCTCCCACACTGAACCTGAAGAATTGCCTGCCCAACGCCCGCGCAATACTCTTCCCGATACTCGTCTTACCCACACCGGGAGGTCCAACGAGGCAGATAATCTTGCCTTGCACGGTACCGCGTAGCTTGCCGACGGCGAGGAACTCGAGAATGCGCGATTTGATGTCGGAGAGACCGTAGTGGTCTTCGTTGAGTACGGCTTGCGCATGTGGGAGGGAGTAGTTCTCCGGTGTATGACGGCCCCATGGAATCTGTTCAAGGATTAGAGTAGTCATTAGATAGAAAGGAAACACGCACTTGTGTCAACCAGTCAAGATAATTTCTCGTTACATTGGCCTCGCTTGCAGCTGGCTCAAGTCCCTGCAGCTTGGCCAGCTCTTCCTCGAACACCTTGCGCACACCGTCAGGCATCTTCAGCGCCGCCGCACGCTCTCTGAATTTCTCAATCAACTTGTCCTTCCCATCACTTTCCATGCCCAGTTCCTTCTTGATACCTTTGAGTTGCTCCATCAAGTAATACTCCCGCTGGCGCTTCGCAATCTTGCTATCCACGTCCCTCGAAAGCTTGCTCTGCAACTGCGCATTGATCAGCTCCTTTTTCAGCACCAACAGCGCCTTTCGCAGCCGCTCATCCACGACCAGCGACTCGAGCACATCCTGCAGCTCCTGCACCTCGCCTGTCGACACCGCCGCCGCAAAGTCCGCAAGCTTGTCTGGCTCGTCAAACACGTTCGCGGCGACCTGGTTGATCGAAAAATTGGTGATCTGGTCGCGGAAGAGCGGGTTCAGctgcgcaatatccttgaaCACGGACACAATCTCGGACATGAACGCGCGTATGTACTGGTCATCCTTGTTGTACGGCTGTGTGTGCAGATTCTCCACGTTCACAATCGACACGTCGTGTTTGTGCAAGAATGCGGTTTGTACTGGGCCTGAGTGAATATATAAGTGTAAAACTAAATGCAAAGTGAACCAACTTGCCTTGATCGACTTTATCCTGTTTAGACGGCGGTGGTGTAGGCGGTGGCGTTGGTGGTTCCACAGTCTGCGGCTCCTCCTGCTGCTCAACTTCCTCTATGCGTGCACCACCAGCCTTGACCAATTCCGTAATTTTGATCCTTCGATGCGGATACAACACCGCAGTCAGACCTTCCTCCTTGTCCTCCTCACCACGTCCTGCAGCCGCAAAGACGCTAGTGATCTGCGCAAACACCCCGACCGAATGCACCGAATTGATGTCCGTGATGACGTCGCTGTCCGTATTCTCGTCCTTGAGCAGGAACGCGCcgagatatggctgcccacgcttcatcatctccttgaTAGCAGATACCACAGCGGGGTTGCGGATCACCACTGCCTTGTAAAAGCCGGGGAAAAGGGGGCGGCGCGCAATGGGCAGCGCGAGCATCTGCGGGTACAGTTCCGGCACCGACTGCTTCGCTATTGAACCTGGGGCACCTGGGGGCggggacgaggaggaagacgggGCATCATGTGAAGCCGATGAGGGCTGGTTCGAAGACGAGGGTGAAGACGGAGCGGGAGGTTTCGTGTCAGGCTCTTCTGGTTGTTCTTTCCCTCCATCCTCCTTCTCTCCCTCCTCAGGTGATGTCGGGGGCGTTTCTTGTGGTGTCTTGGGGTTCACCCATCGTGGAGACTTCAGGGCCGAAGGATTCCTCACGAAAAGCGCAGACGAAACAGAAAACGGGC
Coding sequences within it:
- a CDS encoding Transcription initiation factor IIF subunit beta, producing MDGAIEDEKKPFDAETAQDDDAQPDPDEHLMLNQGSGAVWIVKVPKFLMERWSAVNAEDVHLATIRLYQLPDGKQRVVLFLPPNRDPSIPPSSQPPPPENPNRPTFDPSAYTTYTALGSEPDCYELDLVIEDVQNQVVVAERPKDASTSAFSSSSQPTPPNSRARTTILTGKIKNEFNMRPALTATYRKQMRERHRKANTPARQIRMIDEAGVPGGRGGVNRLSSGVGVGSGNAFGDLIRTKPKPAKGAFERMARMPRNQLLDALFSLFRESPRWSIKPLRDKTQQPEVYLKEVLQEIAMLHKSGEYNGLWELKDVFKEEGSMKAENVPLTAGTSGDVKMEDDDDDDDDEDDDMEEVS
- a CDS encoding Thimet oligopeptidase, with the translated sequence MLSPFQEPVKWDHTPESLSEEADAAIARFKRALDNVASLKPEECNFESVFVFIESEQSTYNASIDVLTFYQNASGSQALREASSKADSRSRDFEVERSMRMDVFNAKIAAEKNIKAEEGKWEEIGLEGRRLVEKMVLEGKRAGLGLPSEKQDELKMLKKELSQATLEFMKNFNEENGSISFTKEELKGVPEGTLSGYSKRTVTSVNESGEEIETEQYIVSFKGPDYSPVMGFAENAATRKRIHEAVSSRLAVNVPIISKIINLRRKIALLLGYKNWADYVTDDRMIKSGKAVEEFLDGLATSLLPFGQKERDTLLAIKQADYASRNLPLDDAEKDKFYVWDNGYYGRLHTEQTLKIDAQAVKEHFPVEKVVPVVLEIYQDMFRVKFVRLEGASVWHPDVQAYAVWEKDAADGETGLIGYTYLDLYPRPGKFSHIAVWPLVPGRILPSGQRQYPVNAMLANLASPNANTGAAALMRHHDVVMFFHEMGHVFHDLMSRTKYGRFHGTTCWEPKILKKISSHYQTGEPIPDELAESLAKSRLQDRGLFYLQQIFNSKYDLKVHYDCDQLGSPEAYTALWNKIYGETLPLDYDQECPGHCAFSHLASGYDVGYYGYQYSQVFAADMYATIFKSDPLDPSRAKLYREKILIPGSTRDELDILEEFLGRPPNNDAFKRQLFGSTG
- a CDS encoding ATP-dependent Lon protease pim1, coding for MSRFALFRSVPALRYGLPPRAGYIQRPFSVSSALFVRNPSALKSPRWVNPKTPQETPPTSPEEGEKEDGGKEQPEEPDTKPPAPSSPSSSNQPSSASHDAPSSSSSPPPGAPGSIAKQSVPELYPQMLALPIARRPLFPGFYKAVVIRNPAVVSAIKEMMKRGQPYLGAFLLKDENTDSDVITDINSVHSVGVFAQITSVFAAAGRGEEDKEEGLTAVLYPHRRIKITELVKAGGARIEEVEQQEEPQTVEPPTPPPTPPPSKQDKVDQGKLVHFAFSPVQTAFLHKHDVSIVNVENLHTQPYNKDDQYIRAFMSEIVSVFKDIAQLNPLFRDQITNFSINQVAANVFDEPDKLADFAAAVSTGEVQELQDVLESLVVDERLRKALLVLKKELINAQLQSKLSRDVDSKIAKRQREYYLMEQLKGIKKELGMESDGKDKLIEKFRERAAALKMPDGVRKVFEEELAKLQGLEPAASEANVTRNYLDWLTQIPWGRHTPENYSLPHAQAVLNEDHYGLSDIKSRILEFLAVGKLRGTVQGKIICLVGPPGVGKTSIGKSIARALGRQFFRFSVGGLTDVAEIKGHRRTYVGALPGKIIQALKRVETENPLVLIDEVDKIGRGINGDPASALLEMLDPEQNNSFLDHYMDVPVDLSRVLFVCTANNLDTIPAPLLDRMEVLEVSGYVSEEKAVIAQRYLGPQAKVASGLGDVDVQVEDEAVDVLIRYYCRESGVRNLKKCIEKIYRKAALKLVQDLGEEKLPEPPAPAGAADATSTTAADETKPTEDKPAVTEPETVPPPVETVPSQEPPPNEPDADKPHPSPSSSSSPSTSATPEEIPVTTTERRPMHIPPDVHVRITPENLKEYVGPPVYQKDRMYAKPPPPGVSTGLGYLGNGSGAVMPIEAMSMPGKGALQLTGKLGEVIRESAQIGLSWVRAHAYDLGITQSVDEQFLTDRDVHVHMPEGSIGKEGPSAGTAILSAFVSLFTKTKINPDIAMTGEISLVGQVLPVGGLKEKILAAHRAGITTILAPAANRADIEENVPESVKTGIRFVYVESVNEVLHEVFKGAEITERWKDTLPVE